In a genomic window of Diabrotica undecimpunctata isolate CICGRU chromosome 2, icDiaUnde3, whole genome shotgun sequence:
- the LOC140434886 gene encoding mothers against decapentaplegic homolog 4-like isoform X1, with protein MSAISTNAPSSADACLSIVHSLMCHRQGGESEGFAKRAIESLVKKLKEKRDELDSLITAITTSGAHPSKCVTIQRTLDGRLQVAGRKGFPHVIYARIWRWPDLHKNELKHVKYCQFAFDLKCDSVCVNPYHYERVVSPGIDLSGLTLQSGTPRLVKDEYTPGVPGNSMDIDADIGIKFSQTVQHHPPQQNFTLSGLQSPTNQNQIQQTIGQEPIPQSLANNSPVSCHIPKNEFSSTNSTKVVAPNTNGTVLTTPSINTIGQNFTVASGSWNTSSTLTYTKTMQPPDNRSHTAYWVTSPGQINSDVNIGGLLSTQPAPEYWCSVAYFELDTQVGETFKVPSNCPNVTVDGYVDPSGGNRFCLGALSNVHRTEHSERARLHIGKGVQLDLRGEGDVWLRCLSDHSVFVQSYYLDREAGRQPGDAVHKIYPGAYIKVFDLRQCHHQMTTQAATAQAAAAAQAAAVAGHIPGPHSVGGIAPAISLSAASGIGVDDLRRLCILRLSFVKGWGPDYPRQSIKETPCWIEVHLHRALQLLDEVLHTMPIDGPRH; from the coding sequence ATGTCTGCAATTAGTACAAATGCTCCTTCATCTGCAGATGCCTGTCTAAGTATCGTGCATAGTTTAATGTGTCATAGACAAGGCGGAGAAAGTGAAGGTTTTGCAAAGAGAGCTATAGAATCATTGGtgaaaaaattgaaagaaaaacgGGATGAATTGGATTCATTGATTACTGCTATAACTACTAGTGGTGCTCATCCCAGTAAATGTGTAACTATTCAAAGAACTTTAGATGGTAGGTTACAAGTTGCAGGTAGAAAAGGATTCCCCCATGTCATATATGCACGAATCTGGAGGTGGCCAGATTTACACAAAAACGAATTAAAGCATGTTAAATACTGCCAATTTGCATTTGACTTGAAATGCGATTCAGTTTGTGTAAATCCTTATCATTATGAGAGAGTTGTTTCTCCAGGAATTGATCTCTCAGGTTTAACACTTCAATCAGGAACACCAAGACTTGTAAAAGATGAATACACACCTGGAGTTCCCGGAAACAGTATGGATATTGATGCAGATATTGGTATTAAATTCTCACAAACTGTACAACATCACCCTCCACAACAAAATTTTACATTGAGTGGATTGCAGTCACCTACAAATCAAAACCAAATACAACAAACCATAGGACAAGAACCTATTCCTCAAAGTTTAGCAAATAATTCTCCAGTTTCCTGCCATATTCCAAAAAACGAATTTAGCAGCACAAACAGTACAAAAGTAGTTGCTCCAAATACGAATGGTACAGTTTTAACTACTCCGTCAATAAATACAATCGGACAAAATTTCACCGTTGCCAGTGGGTCTTGGAATACTTCGAGTACTTTAACATACACAAAAACAATGCAACCACCAGACAATAGAAGTCACACTGCTTACTGGGTAACTTCACCTGGTCAAATAAATTCAGATGTTAACATAGGGGGTTTATTATCCACACAACCTGCACCTGAATACTGGTGTTCTGTAGCATATTTTGAGTTAGACACTCAAGTTGGAGAAACATTCAAAGTGCCATCAAATTGCCCAAATGTCACTGTGGATGGATATGTCGATCCTTCAGGAGGAAATAGATTTTGTCTCGGTGCATTAAGTAATGTGCACCGGACCGAACATAGTGAAAGAGCGAGGCTTCATATTGGTAAAGGCGTACAATTGGATCTCAGAGGGGAAGGAGATGTGTGGTTAAGATGTTTAAGTGATCATTCAGTTTTTGTACAAAGTTATTATTTGGATAGAGAGGCGGGAAGACAACCAGGAGATGCTGTTCATAAAATTTATCCTGGAGCTTACATAAAAGTATTCGATTTAAGACAATGCCATCATCAAATGACCACACAAGCTGCCACGGCACAAGCAGCTGCTGCAGCACAAGCTGCAGCTGTTGCGGGACATATTCCAGGACCACATTCGGTGGGTGGTATTGCGCCAGCTATAAGTTTATCTGCCGCAAGTGGCATTGGAGTGGATGATTTAAGGCGGCTTTGTATTTTAAGGTTAAGTTTTGTAAAAGGTTGGGGACCAGATTATCCTCGTCAATCGATAAAAGAAACTCCATGTTGGATAGAAGTACACCTTCATCGAGCTTTACAGCTTCTTGATGAAGTTCTTCATACAATGCCAATTGATGGACCGAGACATTAA